The following proteins come from a genomic window of Mauremys mutica isolate MM-2020 ecotype Southern chromosome 7, ASM2049712v1, whole genome shotgun sequence:
- the UNC5B gene encoding netrin receptor UNC5B isoform X2, whose protein sequence is MPSARSRAVSAPGVLLLALMLHCNFGRCGAGIEYGDVLPDSFPSAPAETLPHFLLEPQDAYIVKNKPVELICRANPATQIYFKCNGEWVNQNDHLTKESLDEVTGMLVREVQIEVSRQQVEELFGLEDYWCQCVAWSSAGTTKSRRAYVRIAYLRKNFDQEPLGKEVPLEHEVLLQCRPPEGVPTAEVEWLRNEDVIDTTRDTNFLITIDHNLIIKQARLSDTANYTCVAKNIVAKRRSTTATVIVYVNGGWSTWSEWSQCNNRCGRGWQKRTRTCTNPAPLNGGSFCEGQPFQKIACTTMCPDGAWTEWSKWSACSTECTHWRSRECTAPSPKNGGKDCSGVLLDSKNCTDGLCMQNKRVLTEPKSHLLETTGDVALYAGLVVAIFVFVVILMAIGVVVYRRSCRDFDTDITDSSAALTGGFHPVNFKTSRHDNPQLLHPSMQPDLTANAGIYRGPMYALQDSSDKIPMTNSPLLDPLPNLKIKVYNSSTASSSPRLNDGADLLGAVPTGTYPGDIARDNHFMNIRNKAMGSQHLLALPREHGNSATGTFGCLGGRLTIPDTGVSLLVPHGAIPQGKFYEMYLIINKAENTLLPSEGTQTVLSPMVTCGPTGLLLCRPVILTIPHCADINSSDWIFQLKTQSHQGNWEEVVTLDEETLNTPCYCQLEPKSCHVLLDQLGTYVFVGESYSRSAIKRLQLAIFAPTLCTSLEYSLKVYCLEDTPDALKEVLELEKTLGGYLIEEPKPLLFKDSYHNLRLSIHDIPHSLWKSKLLAKYQEIPFYHIWSGSQRALHCTFTLERYSLASTELTCKICVRQVEGEGQIFQLHATLGENASSFDAFCLYHGSAVTTQLGPYAFKIPLSIRQKICNSLDAPNSRGNDWRLLAQKLSMDRYLNYFATKASPTGVILDLWEAQHQDDGDLNTLASALEEMGKSEMLVVMATEGDC, encoded by the exons GAATTGAGTACGGGGATGTGCTTCCAGATTCCTTCCCGTCAGCCCCTGCAGAGACCCTCCCCCATTTCCTACTGGAGCCACAAGATGCGTATATTGTAAAGAACAAACCTGTGGAGCTGATCTGCAGAGCCAACCCAGCCACTCAGATTTACTTCAAGTGCAATGGCGAGTGGGTCAATCAGAATGACCATCTCACTAAGGAGAGCCTGGATGAGGTGACTG GGATGCTGGTGCGTGAGGTCCAGATCGAGGTATCGCGGCAGCAGGTGGAGGAGCTCTTTGGTTTAGAAGATTACTGGTGTCAGTGTGTGGCATGGAGCTCTGCTGGGACCACGAAAAGCCGAAGGGCCTACGTCCGGATAGCAT acctgaggaagaactTTGACCAGGAGCCTCTAGGGAAAGAGGTTCCACTGGAACATGAGGTGTTACTGCAGTGCCGCCCCCCGGAGGGGGTGCCAACAGCAGAG GTGGAGTGGCTGAGGAATGAGGATGTTATTGACACCACCCGAGACACCAACTTCCTGATAACCATAGATCATAACCTCATAATCAAGCAGGCCAGGCTTTCAGACACCGCCAACTATACCTGTGTGGCCAAGAACATTGTGGCCAAGCGCCGGAGCACCACAGCTACTGTCATCGTCTATG TGAATGGTGGCTGGTCCACCTGGTCAGAATGGTCTCAATGCAACAACCGCTGTGGCCGTGGCTGGCAGAAGCGCACCCGGACCTGCACCAACCCAGCACCTCTCAATGGTGGTTCCTTCTGTGAGGGGCAGCCCTTCCAGAAAATCGCCTGTACCACGATGTGCCCAG ATGGAGCCTGGACAGAGTGGAGCAAGTGGTCAGCTTGCAGCACGGAGTGCACCCACTGGAGGAGCCGGGAATGCACTGCCCCATCCCCGAAAAATGGAGGCAAGGACTGCAGCGGAGTGTTGCTGGACTCCAAAAACTGCACCGATGGACTGTGCATGCAAA ATAAAAGAGTTCTAACCGAACCCAAAAGTCACT TGTTGGAAACCACGGGGGATGTGGCCCTGTATGCCGGCCTGGTTGTGGCCATCTTTGTTTTCGTCGTCATCCTGATGGCCATCGGAGTGGTTGTGTACCGGCGCAGCTGCCGGGATTTCGACACTGACATCACAGACTCCTCAGCTGCTCTGACTGGAGGCTTTCACCCAGTCAACTTCAAGACCTCCAGGCACG ACAATCCCCAGTTGTTGCACCCTTCCATGCAGCCTGACCTAACAGCCAATGCCGGTATATATCGTGGCCCGATGTACGCCCTGCAGGACTCCTCTGACAAGATCCCAATGACCAACTCCCCCCTGCTTGACCCACTCCCAAACCTAAAGATCAAAGTGTACAACTCCTCCACAgcatcctcctcccccaggctGAATGACGGGGCAgacctgcttggggcagtgccCACGGGCACCTACCCAGGGGACATTGCCAGGGACAATCACTTTATGAACATAAGGAACAAGGCCATGGGCTCTCAGCATCTCCTCGCCCTGCCCCGGGAGCATGGGAACAGTGCCACTGGCACATTTGGCTGCTTGGGAGGAAGGCTCACTATCCCGGATACAG GAGTGAGTCTGCTGGTGCCTCATGGAGCAATCCCACAGGGAAAGTTCTATGAAATGTACCTGATCATCAACAAGGCAGAAAACACACT CTTACCTTCAGAAGGCACGCAGACAGTATTGAGTCCCATGGTGACTTGCGGACCCACTGGGTTGCTCTTGTGTCGTCCAGTCATTCTCACCATCCCCCACTGTGCGGACATCAACTCCTCAGACTGGATTTTCCAGCTGAAAACACAGTCCCACCAAGGAAACTGGGAG GAAGTTGTGACCCTGGATGAGGAGACCCTGAACACTCCCTGCTACTGCCAGCTTGAGCCTAAGTCTTGCCATGTTTTACTAGACCAGCTTGGCACCTATGTTTTTGTGGGAGAGTCCTACTCCAGGTCAGCCATCAAGAGACTCCAGCTGGCTATCTTTGCACCTACCCTCTGCACCTCATTAGAATACAGCCTCAAAGTGTACTGCCTGGAGGACACACCAGACGCACTGAAG GAAGTGCTCGAACTGGAAAAGACTCTGGGTGGCTACCTGATAGAGGAACCCAAGCCACTACTCTTTAAAGACAGTTATCACAACCTACGCCTCTCCATCCATGATATCCCCCACTCGCTGTGGAAGAGCAAGCTGCTGGCTAAATACCAG GAAATCCCCTTTTATCACATCTGGAGtggcagccagagggctctgcactgcaCCTTCACCCTGGAGAGATACAGCCTGGCTTCCACAGAGCTCACCTGCAAGATCTGCGTCcggcaggtggaaggggaagggCAGATATTCCAGCTGCACGCTACACTCGGAGAG AATGCCAGCTCCTTTGATGCCTTCTGCTTGTACCATGGCAGTGCTGTGACTACCCAGCTGGGACCCTATGCCTTCAAGATCCCGCTATCCATCCGGCAGAAAATCTGCAACAGCCTTGATGCCCCCAATTCAAGAGGAAATGACTGGAGACTTCTTGCTCAGAAACTTTCCATGGATCG GTATCTGAACTACTTTGCCACCAAAGCCAGCCCAACAGGGGTGATCCTGGACTTATGGGAAGCCCAGCACCAAGACGATGGTGATCTCAATACCCTGGCTAGTGCCTTGGAAGAGATGGGCAAGAGCGAGATGCTGGTTGTCATGGCAACAGAGGGGGACTGCTGA
- the UNC5B gene encoding netrin receptor UNC5B isoform X3, whose protein sequence is MPSARSRAVSAPGVLLLALMLHCNFGRCGAGIEYGDVLPDSFPSAPAETLPHFLLEPQDAYIVKNKPVELICRANPATQIYFKCNGEWVNQNDHLTKESLDEVTGMLVREVQIEVSRQQVEELFGLEDYWCQCVAWSSAGTTKSRRAYVRIAYLRKNFDQEPLGKEVPLEHEVLLQCRPPEGVPTAEVEWLRNEDVIDTTRDTNFLITIDHNLIIKQARLSDTANYTCVAKNIVAKRRSTTATVIVYVNGGWSTWSEWSQCNNRCGRGWQKRTRTCTNPAPLNGGSFCEGQPFQKIACTTMCPVDGAWTEWSKWSACSTECTHWRSRECTAPSPKNGGKDCSGVLLDSKNCTDGLCMQMLETTGDVALYAGLVVAIFVFVVILMAIGVVVYRRSCRDFDTDITDSSAALTGGFHPVNFKTSRHDNPQLLHPSMQPDLTANAGIYRGPMYALQDSSDKIPMTNSPLLDPLPNLKIKVYNSSTASSSPRLNDGADLLGAVPTGTYPGDIARDNHFMNIRNKAMGSQHLLALPREHGNSATGTFGCLGGRLTIPDTGVSLLVPHGAIPQGKFYEMYLIINKAENTLLPSEGTQTVLSPMVTCGPTGLLLCRPVILTIPHCADINSSDWIFQLKTQSHQGNWEEVVTLDEETLNTPCYCQLEPKSCHVLLDQLGTYVFVGESYSRSAIKRLQLAIFAPTLCTSLEYSLKVYCLEDTPDALKEVLELEKTLGGYLIEEPKPLLFKDSYHNLRLSIHDIPHSLWKSKLLAKYQEIPFYHIWSGSQRALHCTFTLERYSLASTELTCKICVRQVEGEGQIFQLHATLGENASSFDAFCLYHGSAVTTQLGPYAFKIPLSIRQKICNSLDAPNSRGNDWRLLAQKLSMDRYLNYFATKASPTGVILDLWEAQHQDDGDLNTLASALEEMGKSEMLVVMATEGDC, encoded by the exons GAATTGAGTACGGGGATGTGCTTCCAGATTCCTTCCCGTCAGCCCCTGCAGAGACCCTCCCCCATTTCCTACTGGAGCCACAAGATGCGTATATTGTAAAGAACAAACCTGTGGAGCTGATCTGCAGAGCCAACCCAGCCACTCAGATTTACTTCAAGTGCAATGGCGAGTGGGTCAATCAGAATGACCATCTCACTAAGGAGAGCCTGGATGAGGTGACTG GGATGCTGGTGCGTGAGGTCCAGATCGAGGTATCGCGGCAGCAGGTGGAGGAGCTCTTTGGTTTAGAAGATTACTGGTGTCAGTGTGTGGCATGGAGCTCTGCTGGGACCACGAAAAGCCGAAGGGCCTACGTCCGGATAGCAT acctgaggaagaactTTGACCAGGAGCCTCTAGGGAAAGAGGTTCCACTGGAACATGAGGTGTTACTGCAGTGCCGCCCCCCGGAGGGGGTGCCAACAGCAGAG GTGGAGTGGCTGAGGAATGAGGATGTTATTGACACCACCCGAGACACCAACTTCCTGATAACCATAGATCATAACCTCATAATCAAGCAGGCCAGGCTTTCAGACACCGCCAACTATACCTGTGTGGCCAAGAACATTGTGGCCAAGCGCCGGAGCACCACAGCTACTGTCATCGTCTATG TGAATGGTGGCTGGTCCACCTGGTCAGAATGGTCTCAATGCAACAACCGCTGTGGCCGTGGCTGGCAGAAGCGCACCCGGACCTGCACCAACCCAGCACCTCTCAATGGTGGTTCCTTCTGTGAGGGGCAGCCCTTCCAGAAAATCGCCTGTACCACGATGTGCCCAG TAGATGGAGCCTGGACAGAGTGGAGCAAGTGGTCAGCTTGCAGCACGGAGTGCACCCACTGGAGGAGCCGGGAATGCACTGCCCCATCCCCGAAAAATGGAGGCAAGGACTGCAGCGGAGTGTTGCTGGACTCCAAAAACTGCACCGATGGACTGTGCATGCAAA TGTTGGAAACCACGGGGGATGTGGCCCTGTATGCCGGCCTGGTTGTGGCCATCTTTGTTTTCGTCGTCATCCTGATGGCCATCGGAGTGGTTGTGTACCGGCGCAGCTGCCGGGATTTCGACACTGACATCACAGACTCCTCAGCTGCTCTGACTGGAGGCTTTCACCCAGTCAACTTCAAGACCTCCAGGCACG ACAATCCCCAGTTGTTGCACCCTTCCATGCAGCCTGACCTAACAGCCAATGCCGGTATATATCGTGGCCCGATGTACGCCCTGCAGGACTCCTCTGACAAGATCCCAATGACCAACTCCCCCCTGCTTGACCCACTCCCAAACCTAAAGATCAAAGTGTACAACTCCTCCACAgcatcctcctcccccaggctGAATGACGGGGCAgacctgcttggggcagtgccCACGGGCACCTACCCAGGGGACATTGCCAGGGACAATCACTTTATGAACATAAGGAACAAGGCCATGGGCTCTCAGCATCTCCTCGCCCTGCCCCGGGAGCATGGGAACAGTGCCACTGGCACATTTGGCTGCTTGGGAGGAAGGCTCACTATCCCGGATACAG GAGTGAGTCTGCTGGTGCCTCATGGAGCAATCCCACAGGGAAAGTTCTATGAAATGTACCTGATCATCAACAAGGCAGAAAACACACT CTTACCTTCAGAAGGCACGCAGACAGTATTGAGTCCCATGGTGACTTGCGGACCCACTGGGTTGCTCTTGTGTCGTCCAGTCATTCTCACCATCCCCCACTGTGCGGACATCAACTCCTCAGACTGGATTTTCCAGCTGAAAACACAGTCCCACCAAGGAAACTGGGAG GAAGTTGTGACCCTGGATGAGGAGACCCTGAACACTCCCTGCTACTGCCAGCTTGAGCCTAAGTCTTGCCATGTTTTACTAGACCAGCTTGGCACCTATGTTTTTGTGGGAGAGTCCTACTCCAGGTCAGCCATCAAGAGACTCCAGCTGGCTATCTTTGCACCTACCCTCTGCACCTCATTAGAATACAGCCTCAAAGTGTACTGCCTGGAGGACACACCAGACGCACTGAAG GAAGTGCTCGAACTGGAAAAGACTCTGGGTGGCTACCTGATAGAGGAACCCAAGCCACTACTCTTTAAAGACAGTTATCACAACCTACGCCTCTCCATCCATGATATCCCCCACTCGCTGTGGAAGAGCAAGCTGCTGGCTAAATACCAG GAAATCCCCTTTTATCACATCTGGAGtggcagccagagggctctgcactgcaCCTTCACCCTGGAGAGATACAGCCTGGCTTCCACAGAGCTCACCTGCAAGATCTGCGTCcggcaggtggaaggggaagggCAGATATTCCAGCTGCACGCTACACTCGGAGAG AATGCCAGCTCCTTTGATGCCTTCTGCTTGTACCATGGCAGTGCTGTGACTACCCAGCTGGGACCCTATGCCTTCAAGATCCCGCTATCCATCCGGCAGAAAATCTGCAACAGCCTTGATGCCCCCAATTCAAGAGGAAATGACTGGAGACTTCTTGCTCAGAAACTTTCCATGGATCG GTATCTGAACTACTTTGCCACCAAAGCCAGCCCAACAGGGGTGATCCTGGACTTATGGGAAGCCCAGCACCAAGACGATGGTGATCTCAATACCCTGGCTAGTGCCTTGGAAGAGATGGGCAAGAGCGAGATGCTGGTTGTCATGGCAACAGAGGGGGACTGCTGA
- the UNC5B gene encoding netrin receptor UNC5B isoform X4: MERLPTNGIEYGDVLPDSFPSAPAETLPHFLLEPQDAYIVKNKPVELICRANPATQIYFKCNGEWVNQNDHLTKESLDEVTGMLVREVQIEVSRQQVEELFGLEDYWCQCVAWSSAGTTKSRRAYVRIAYLRKNFDQEPLGKEVPLEHEVLLQCRPPEGVPTAEVEWLRNEDVIDTTRDTNFLITIDHNLIIKQARLSDTANYTCVAKNIVAKRRSTTATVIVYVNGGWSTWSEWSQCNNRCGRGWQKRTRTCTNPAPLNGGSFCEGQPFQKIACTTMCPVDGAWTEWSKWSACSTECTHWRSRECTAPSPKNGGKDCSGVLLDSKNCTDGLCMQNKRVLTEPKSHLLETTGDVALYAGLVVAIFVFVVILMAIGVVVYRRSCRDFDTDITDSSAALTGGFHPVNFKTSRHDNPQLLHPSMQPDLTANAGIYRGPMYALQDSSDKIPMTNSPLLDPLPNLKIKVYNSSTASSSPRLNDGADLLGAVPTGTYPGDIARDNHFMNIRNKAMGSQHLLALPREHGNSATGTFGCLGGRLTIPDTGVSLLVPHGAIPQGKFYEMYLIINKAENTLLPSEGTQTVLSPMVTCGPTGLLLCRPVILTIPHCADINSSDWIFQLKTQSHQGNWEEVVTLDEETLNTPCYCQLEPKSCHVLLDQLGTYVFVGESYSRSAIKRLQLAIFAPTLCTSLEYSLKVYCLEDTPDALKEVLELEKTLGGYLIEEPKPLLFKDSYHNLRLSIHDIPHSLWKSKLLAKYQEIPFYHIWSGSQRALHCTFTLERYSLASTELTCKICVRQVEGEGQIFQLHATLGENASSFDAFCLYHGSAVTTQLGPYAFKIPLSIRQKICNSLDAPNSRGNDWRLLAQKLSMDRYLNYFATKASPTGVILDLWEAQHQDDGDLNTLASALEEMGKSEMLVVMATEGDC, translated from the exons GAATTGAGTACGGGGATGTGCTTCCAGATTCCTTCCCGTCAGCCCCTGCAGAGACCCTCCCCCATTTCCTACTGGAGCCACAAGATGCGTATATTGTAAAGAACAAACCTGTGGAGCTGATCTGCAGAGCCAACCCAGCCACTCAGATTTACTTCAAGTGCAATGGCGAGTGGGTCAATCAGAATGACCATCTCACTAAGGAGAGCCTGGATGAGGTGACTG GGATGCTGGTGCGTGAGGTCCAGATCGAGGTATCGCGGCAGCAGGTGGAGGAGCTCTTTGGTTTAGAAGATTACTGGTGTCAGTGTGTGGCATGGAGCTCTGCTGGGACCACGAAAAGCCGAAGGGCCTACGTCCGGATAGCAT acctgaggaagaactTTGACCAGGAGCCTCTAGGGAAAGAGGTTCCACTGGAACATGAGGTGTTACTGCAGTGCCGCCCCCCGGAGGGGGTGCCAACAGCAGAG GTGGAGTGGCTGAGGAATGAGGATGTTATTGACACCACCCGAGACACCAACTTCCTGATAACCATAGATCATAACCTCATAATCAAGCAGGCCAGGCTTTCAGACACCGCCAACTATACCTGTGTGGCCAAGAACATTGTGGCCAAGCGCCGGAGCACCACAGCTACTGTCATCGTCTATG TGAATGGTGGCTGGTCCACCTGGTCAGAATGGTCTCAATGCAACAACCGCTGTGGCCGTGGCTGGCAGAAGCGCACCCGGACCTGCACCAACCCAGCACCTCTCAATGGTGGTTCCTTCTGTGAGGGGCAGCCCTTCCAGAAAATCGCCTGTACCACGATGTGCCCAG TAGATGGAGCCTGGACAGAGTGGAGCAAGTGGTCAGCTTGCAGCACGGAGTGCACCCACTGGAGGAGCCGGGAATGCACTGCCCCATCCCCGAAAAATGGAGGCAAGGACTGCAGCGGAGTGTTGCTGGACTCCAAAAACTGCACCGATGGACTGTGCATGCAAA ATAAAAGAGTTCTAACCGAACCCAAAAGTCACT TGTTGGAAACCACGGGGGATGTGGCCCTGTATGCCGGCCTGGTTGTGGCCATCTTTGTTTTCGTCGTCATCCTGATGGCCATCGGAGTGGTTGTGTACCGGCGCAGCTGCCGGGATTTCGACACTGACATCACAGACTCCTCAGCTGCTCTGACTGGAGGCTTTCACCCAGTCAACTTCAAGACCTCCAGGCACG ACAATCCCCAGTTGTTGCACCCTTCCATGCAGCCTGACCTAACAGCCAATGCCGGTATATATCGTGGCCCGATGTACGCCCTGCAGGACTCCTCTGACAAGATCCCAATGACCAACTCCCCCCTGCTTGACCCACTCCCAAACCTAAAGATCAAAGTGTACAACTCCTCCACAgcatcctcctcccccaggctGAATGACGGGGCAgacctgcttggggcagtgccCACGGGCACCTACCCAGGGGACATTGCCAGGGACAATCACTTTATGAACATAAGGAACAAGGCCATGGGCTCTCAGCATCTCCTCGCCCTGCCCCGGGAGCATGGGAACAGTGCCACTGGCACATTTGGCTGCTTGGGAGGAAGGCTCACTATCCCGGATACAG GAGTGAGTCTGCTGGTGCCTCATGGAGCAATCCCACAGGGAAAGTTCTATGAAATGTACCTGATCATCAACAAGGCAGAAAACACACT CTTACCTTCAGAAGGCACGCAGACAGTATTGAGTCCCATGGTGACTTGCGGACCCACTGGGTTGCTCTTGTGTCGTCCAGTCATTCTCACCATCCCCCACTGTGCGGACATCAACTCCTCAGACTGGATTTTCCAGCTGAAAACACAGTCCCACCAAGGAAACTGGGAG GAAGTTGTGACCCTGGATGAGGAGACCCTGAACACTCCCTGCTACTGCCAGCTTGAGCCTAAGTCTTGCCATGTTTTACTAGACCAGCTTGGCACCTATGTTTTTGTGGGAGAGTCCTACTCCAGGTCAGCCATCAAGAGACTCCAGCTGGCTATCTTTGCACCTACCCTCTGCACCTCATTAGAATACAGCCTCAAAGTGTACTGCCTGGAGGACACACCAGACGCACTGAAG GAAGTGCTCGAACTGGAAAAGACTCTGGGTGGCTACCTGATAGAGGAACCCAAGCCACTACTCTTTAAAGACAGTTATCACAACCTACGCCTCTCCATCCATGATATCCCCCACTCGCTGTGGAAGAGCAAGCTGCTGGCTAAATACCAG GAAATCCCCTTTTATCACATCTGGAGtggcagccagagggctctgcactgcaCCTTCACCCTGGAGAGATACAGCCTGGCTTCCACAGAGCTCACCTGCAAGATCTGCGTCcggcaggtggaaggggaagggCAGATATTCCAGCTGCACGCTACACTCGGAGAG AATGCCAGCTCCTTTGATGCCTTCTGCTTGTACCATGGCAGTGCTGTGACTACCCAGCTGGGACCCTATGCCTTCAAGATCCCGCTATCCATCCGGCAGAAAATCTGCAACAGCCTTGATGCCCCCAATTCAAGAGGAAATGACTGGAGACTTCTTGCTCAGAAACTTTCCATGGATCG GTATCTGAACTACTTTGCCACCAAAGCCAGCCCAACAGGGGTGATCCTGGACTTATGGGAAGCCCAGCACCAAGACGATGGTGATCTCAATACCCTGGCTAGTGCCTTGGAAGAGATGGGCAAGAGCGAGATGCTGGTTGTCATGGCAACAGAGGGGGACTGCTGA
- the UNC5B gene encoding netrin receptor UNC5B isoform X5: MAMECGIEYGDVLPDSFPSAPAETLPHFLLEPQDAYIVKNKPVELICRANPATQIYFKCNGEWVNQNDHLTKESLDEVTGMLVREVQIEVSRQQVEELFGLEDYWCQCVAWSSAGTTKSRRAYVRIAYLRKNFDQEPLGKEVPLEHEVLLQCRPPEGVPTAEVEWLRNEDVIDTTRDTNFLITIDHNLIIKQARLSDTANYTCVAKNIVAKRRSTTATVIVYVNGGWSTWSEWSQCNNRCGRGWQKRTRTCTNPAPLNGGSFCEGQPFQKIACTTMCPVDGAWTEWSKWSACSTECTHWRSRECTAPSPKNGGKDCSGVLLDSKNCTDGLCMQNKRVLTEPKSHLLETTGDVALYAGLVVAIFVFVVILMAIGVVVYRRSCRDFDTDITDSSAALTGGFHPVNFKTSRHDNPQLLHPSMQPDLTANAGIYRGPMYALQDSSDKIPMTNSPLLDPLPNLKIKVYNSSTASSSPRLNDGADLLGAVPTGTYPGDIARDNHFMNIRNKAMGSQHLLALPREHGNSATGTFGCLGGRLTIPDTGVSLLVPHGAIPQGKFYEMYLIINKAENTLLPSEGTQTVLSPMVTCGPTGLLLCRPVILTIPHCADINSSDWIFQLKTQSHQGNWEEVVTLDEETLNTPCYCQLEPKSCHVLLDQLGTYVFVGESYSRSAIKRLQLAIFAPTLCTSLEYSLKVYCLEDTPDALKEVLELEKTLGGYLIEEPKPLLFKDSYHNLRLSIHDIPHSLWKSKLLAKYQEIPFYHIWSGSQRALHCTFTLERYSLASTELTCKICVRQVEGEGQIFQLHATLGENASSFDAFCLYHGSAVTTQLGPYAFKIPLSIRQKICNSLDAPNSRGNDWRLLAQKLSMDRYLNYFATKASPTGVILDLWEAQHQDDGDLNTLASALEEMGKSEMLVVMATEGDC, from the exons GAATTGAGTACGGGGATGTGCTTCCAGATTCCTTCCCGTCAGCCCCTGCAGAGACCCTCCCCCATTTCCTACTGGAGCCACAAGATGCGTATATTGTAAAGAACAAACCTGTGGAGCTGATCTGCAGAGCCAACCCAGCCACTCAGATTTACTTCAAGTGCAATGGCGAGTGGGTCAATCAGAATGACCATCTCACTAAGGAGAGCCTGGATGAGGTGACTG GGATGCTGGTGCGTGAGGTCCAGATCGAGGTATCGCGGCAGCAGGTGGAGGAGCTCTTTGGTTTAGAAGATTACTGGTGTCAGTGTGTGGCATGGAGCTCTGCTGGGACCACGAAAAGCCGAAGGGCCTACGTCCGGATAGCAT acctgaggaagaactTTGACCAGGAGCCTCTAGGGAAAGAGGTTCCACTGGAACATGAGGTGTTACTGCAGTGCCGCCCCCCGGAGGGGGTGCCAACAGCAGAG GTGGAGTGGCTGAGGAATGAGGATGTTATTGACACCACCCGAGACACCAACTTCCTGATAACCATAGATCATAACCTCATAATCAAGCAGGCCAGGCTTTCAGACACCGCCAACTATACCTGTGTGGCCAAGAACATTGTGGCCAAGCGCCGGAGCACCACAGCTACTGTCATCGTCTATG TGAATGGTGGCTGGTCCACCTGGTCAGAATGGTCTCAATGCAACAACCGCTGTGGCCGTGGCTGGCAGAAGCGCACCCGGACCTGCACCAACCCAGCACCTCTCAATGGTGGTTCCTTCTGTGAGGGGCAGCCCTTCCAGAAAATCGCCTGTACCACGATGTGCCCAG TAGATGGAGCCTGGACAGAGTGGAGCAAGTGGTCAGCTTGCAGCACGGAGTGCACCCACTGGAGGAGCCGGGAATGCACTGCCCCATCCCCGAAAAATGGAGGCAAGGACTGCAGCGGAGTGTTGCTGGACTCCAAAAACTGCACCGATGGACTGTGCATGCAAA ATAAAAGAGTTCTAACCGAACCCAAAAGTCACT TGTTGGAAACCACGGGGGATGTGGCCCTGTATGCCGGCCTGGTTGTGGCCATCTTTGTTTTCGTCGTCATCCTGATGGCCATCGGAGTGGTTGTGTACCGGCGCAGCTGCCGGGATTTCGACACTGACATCACAGACTCCTCAGCTGCTCTGACTGGAGGCTTTCACCCAGTCAACTTCAAGACCTCCAGGCACG ACAATCCCCAGTTGTTGCACCCTTCCATGCAGCCTGACCTAACAGCCAATGCCGGTATATATCGTGGCCCGATGTACGCCCTGCAGGACTCCTCTGACAAGATCCCAATGACCAACTCCCCCCTGCTTGACCCACTCCCAAACCTAAAGATCAAAGTGTACAACTCCTCCACAgcatcctcctcccccaggctGAATGACGGGGCAgacctgcttggggcagtgccCACGGGCACCTACCCAGGGGACATTGCCAGGGACAATCACTTTATGAACATAAGGAACAAGGCCATGGGCTCTCAGCATCTCCTCGCCCTGCCCCGGGAGCATGGGAACAGTGCCACTGGCACATTTGGCTGCTTGGGAGGAAGGCTCACTATCCCGGATACAG GAGTGAGTCTGCTGGTGCCTCATGGAGCAATCCCACAGGGAAAGTTCTATGAAATGTACCTGATCATCAACAAGGCAGAAAACACACT CTTACCTTCAGAAGGCACGCAGACAGTATTGAGTCCCATGGTGACTTGCGGACCCACTGGGTTGCTCTTGTGTCGTCCAGTCATTCTCACCATCCCCCACTGTGCGGACATCAACTCCTCAGACTGGATTTTCCAGCTGAAAACACAGTCCCACCAAGGAAACTGGGAG GAAGTTGTGACCCTGGATGAGGAGACCCTGAACACTCCCTGCTACTGCCAGCTTGAGCCTAAGTCTTGCCATGTTTTACTAGACCAGCTTGGCACCTATGTTTTTGTGGGAGAGTCCTACTCCAGGTCAGCCATCAAGAGACTCCAGCTGGCTATCTTTGCACCTACCCTCTGCACCTCATTAGAATACAGCCTCAAAGTGTACTGCCTGGAGGACACACCAGACGCACTGAAG GAAGTGCTCGAACTGGAAAAGACTCTGGGTGGCTACCTGATAGAGGAACCCAAGCCACTACTCTTTAAAGACAGTTATCACAACCTACGCCTCTCCATCCATGATATCCCCCACTCGCTGTGGAAGAGCAAGCTGCTGGCTAAATACCAG GAAATCCCCTTTTATCACATCTGGAGtggcagccagagggctctgcactgcaCCTTCACCCTGGAGAGATACAGCCTGGCTTCCACAGAGCTCACCTGCAAGATCTGCGTCcggcaggtggaaggggaagggCAGATATTCCAGCTGCACGCTACACTCGGAGAG AATGCCAGCTCCTTTGATGCCTTCTGCTTGTACCATGGCAGTGCTGTGACTACCCAGCTGGGACCCTATGCCTTCAAGATCCCGCTATCCATCCGGCAGAAAATCTGCAACAGCCTTGATGCCCCCAATTCAAGAGGAAATGACTGGAGACTTCTTGCTCAGAAACTTTCCATGGATCG GTATCTGAACTACTTTGCCACCAAAGCCAGCCCAACAGGGGTGATCCTGGACTTATGGGAAGCCCAGCACCAAGACGATGGTGATCTCAATACCCTGGCTAGTGCCTTGGAAGAGATGGGCAAGAGCGAGATGCTGGTTGTCATGGCAACAGAGGGGGACTGCTGA